One Henriciella litoralis genomic window carries:
- a CDS encoding N-acyl amino acid synthase FeeM domain-containing protein, producing MSEFELVTVDTRTLPLVQHLRYRVYCAEKQFAMPGADHQARMLFDEADQLGVTFALFDGAELVSSAQIIPVDPLNAPDKFAVFALAEVLPHPEASCVIVSKLVTAPERRGSKTLGPVMRGVLEFVATNQHRYIAILAETSMREFYKSMGFDELRGGIDAAQFGIVSLMVFDMKDERHLSGKSLAGWMFKSLFTR from the coding sequence ATGAGTGAGTTTGAACTCGTCACGGTGGATACGCGAACGCTGCCGCTCGTGCAGCATTTGCGATACCGCGTGTACTGCGCCGAAAAGCAATTCGCGATGCCGGGCGCCGACCATCAAGCGCGAATGCTGTTCGACGAAGCCGATCAGCTGGGCGTCACCTTTGCCCTGTTTGATGGGGCCGAACTTGTCTCGAGCGCACAGATCATTCCCGTCGATCCGCTCAATGCACCCGACAAGTTTGCCGTATTCGCGCTGGCCGAGGTTCTGCCCCATCCGGAAGCCAGCTGCGTGATCGTTTCAAAGCTTGTGACTGCGCCCGAGCGGCGGGGGTCCAAGACACTTGGACCTGTCATGCGGGGCGTTCTCGAATTTGTTGCCACCAACCAGCACCGCTACATCGCCATCCTCGCAGAAACTTCCATGCGGGAGTTCTATAAATCCATGGGGTTCGACGAATTGCGCGGCGGGATCGATGCCGCGCAATTCGGCATCGTGTCCTTGATGGTGTTTGATATGAAAGATGAGCGCCACCTCTCCGGCAAGTCGCTCGCCGGCTGGATGTTCAAATCCCTGTTTACGCGCTGA
- a CDS encoding autotransporter assembly complex protein TamA, whose amino-acid sequence MARIFFILIAVVMLSLSSAAQTVDLEFSGDTVDEDVKSAVREALPEESKPKTALEARRQGRRATKAIKARLNSIGHYDPKIDLGITSEEPPRAIVRVDPGPLFTIGEVDVTFRGSSPSEGEKLTLRSDLPVRAGKTAIPSSVIDAERWIVNYLREEGYPYAKVLERRVFGDREGETISVTYDTQAGPKVVFGETIFPTEGVVTKASYLRKLIPYEEGDIYSPDKLSAFNSRLSETRMFKVARASLASSPTGLTDTGAEIRNIEVTLTERARNTIALGGSYSTSEGFGVNAEYTRRNLAGRGDTIVADLTVAELEQSLDVVWRRPNEFGYGRGLTISAGIGQETTDAYDRQSATIGVGIEVIKSPQFTYSYGVQGEVAHEKDEFGERDLQILSVYGDARIDKTDSLLDPRSGWRANLRVEPSYTFGDSTNPFVLTVGQVSAYIPFDKDRRYVLAGRLKAGATLGADIENLPVDTRFYSGGGGSVRGYAYQAIGPRADDGTPLGGTSVIEASIEGRYAWRPNIGFVAFVDAGNVSTNQFSDFGDARLGAGLGVRYSTPAGPIRFDIATPLNPTDFDDPIQIYISIGQAF is encoded by the coding sequence TTGGCACGTATTTTCTTCATCCTTATCGCTGTTGTCATGCTGTCGCTTTCAAGCGCAGCCCAAACGGTCGACCTTGAATTCTCAGGAGACACGGTAGACGAGGATGTCAAAAGCGCGGTCCGTGAGGCCCTGCCAGAGGAAAGCAAGCCGAAGACCGCACTGGAAGCCCGCCGCCAGGGACGCCGCGCGACGAAGGCCATCAAGGCCAGGCTGAACAGTATCGGGCATTACGATCCAAAGATTGACCTTGGCATCACAAGTGAAGAGCCGCCAAGGGCGATTGTCCGCGTCGACCCAGGCCCACTTTTTACCATAGGCGAAGTGGACGTCACGTTTCGTGGAAGCAGCCCGAGTGAAGGCGAGAAACTTACTCTGAGAAGCGACCTGCCCGTTCGCGCCGGCAAGACCGCAATTCCCTCATCTGTTATCGATGCCGAACGATGGATCGTGAATTACCTTCGCGAGGAGGGCTATCCCTATGCGAAAGTTCTTGAACGGCGCGTTTTTGGTGATCGTGAAGGTGAAACCATCAGCGTCACCTATGACACACAGGCCGGCCCCAAAGTTGTGTTTGGCGAAACCATCTTCCCCACTGAGGGTGTCGTCACCAAGGCGAGTTATCTTCGCAAGCTGATCCCCTATGAAGAAGGAGATATCTACTCGCCCGACAAGCTTTCAGCTTTCAACTCGCGCTTGTCCGAAACGAGAATGTTCAAGGTAGCGCGGGCCAGTCTGGCCTCCAGTCCCACCGGGCTGACAGATACCGGCGCGGAAATACGAAATATCGAGGTCACACTGACCGAGCGAGCTCGCAATACGATTGCGCTCGGCGGGAGCTATTCCACCAGTGAAGGCTTTGGCGTGAACGCCGAATATACGCGCCGAAACCTTGCGGGCCGCGGCGATACCATCGTTGCAGACCTGACAGTCGCCGAGCTTGAGCAATCACTCGATGTTGTCTGGCGCAGACCAAACGAGTTCGGCTACGGGCGCGGACTGACCATCTCTGCCGGAATTGGTCAGGAGACAACGGACGCCTATGACAGGCAGTCGGCAACGATTGGTGTCGGCATCGAAGTCATCAAGAGCCCTCAGTTCACCTATTCCTATGGCGTACAAGGCGAAGTCGCGCACGAGAAAGACGAGTTCGGTGAACGCGACCTGCAAATCCTGTCCGTATACGGCGACGCCCGGATTGATAAGACCGACAGCCTGCTTGACCCGAGATCCGGCTGGCGCGCGAATTTGCGGGTCGAGCCGAGCTACACCTTCGGCGATAGCACAAATCCGTTCGTCCTGACCGTTGGCCAGGTCAGCGCCTATATCCCGTTCGACAAAGACCGGCGCTATGTGCTCGCTGGCCGCCTCAAGGCGGGTGCAACGCTCGGCGCAGATATTGAAAACCTGCCCGTCGATACGCGCTTTTATTCCGGCGGCGGCGGCAGTGTGCGCGGCTATGCCTACCAGGCGATCGGGCCACGGGCCGATGATGGGACACCGCTCGGCGGGACCTCGGTTATCGAGGCATCGATCGAAGGGCGCTATGCTTGGCGACCGAATATTGGCTTCGTTGCTTTTGTGGATGCCGGCAATGTGTCGACCAATCAATTCTCGGATTTTGGCGATGCACGATTGGGCGCTGGACTGGGTGTTCGCTATTCAACCCCCGCCGGCCCCATCCGGTTTGATATCGCGACGCCTCTGAACCCGACTGATTTCGACGATCCCATACAGATCTATATTTCGATCGGGCAGGCCTTCTGA
- a CDS encoding NepR family anti-sigma factor: MGQALREVYKETVNEPTPPRLKALIEKMREQERKMS; the protein is encoded by the coding sequence GTGGGGCAAGCGCTCCGCGAGGTCTATAAGGAAACGGTGAATGAACCAACGCCGCCAAGGCTGAAGGCACTCATCGAAAAAATGCGCGAGCAAGAGCGCAAGATGTCTTAG
- a CDS encoding 4'-phosphopantetheinyl transferase family protein, producing MTQRPIWKLSDRTAPLRDFDPVDEFERARSARLKTDPLRQDFLHARHLARDLACEQLGISNVKLQSHDDAAPEIESYPSASISWSRSGPLAIAAFSDAGRVGVDIEKKAKRPVAAMLDMVANPGERACVLAAMNEDDLLARFYRLWCAKESVLKWRGVGLRGGAKSVLVPDVFLRGDADEDWPLDNETSVGLWFLPVGSDAVAVMAFSA from the coding sequence ATGACACAGCGGCCAATCTGGAAACTTTCTGACCGGACGGCGCCACTCAGAGACTTCGATCCTGTGGATGAGTTCGAGCGCGCGCGCAGCGCCCGGCTCAAGACCGATCCATTACGTCAGGATTTTCTGCATGCCCGGCATCTGGCGCGAGACCTCGCATGCGAGCAGCTTGGCATTTCGAATGTGAAATTGCAGAGCCATGACGATGCCGCACCAGAAATCGAAAGCTACCCGTCCGCCTCCATCAGCTGGTCGCGTTCCGGTCCGCTCGCCATTGCCGCATTCAGCGACGCCGGCCGCGTTGGCGTGGATATCGAAAAAAAAGCTAAGCGCCCTGTGGCGGCCATGCTGGATATGGTCGCCAATCCGGGCGAGAGGGCCTGCGTTCTGGCCGCCATGAATGAAGATGATCTCCTTGCCCGCTTCTATCGCCTGTGGTGCGCGAAAGAATCTGTCCTCAAATGGCGCGGCGTTGGCCTACGAGGGGGCGCTAAGTCCGTGCTTGTGCCGGACGTTTTTCTAAGGGGCGACGCTGACGAGGACTGGCCTCTCGACAATGAAACGTCGGTGGGCCTCTGGTTTCTTCCTGTCGGAAGCGACGCTGTCGCCGTGATGGCGTTCAGCGCGTAA
- a CDS encoding translocation/assembly module TamB domain-containing protein, producing the protein MSDQTTTPTKQKRRRPILKWGLFVLGGLFALLILLLLFGRYAAQSSFGRNFVEARIEAAAPSGQDIEVEDLTGDLLGTFRIGRLTIADEQGIWLVAENLLMDWKPLALRNRALRVEALEADLIHVLRRPQLVPSDKPKKNGGSMPLRAGDIEKLRIGEFRSDEGVLPRALSLEIDGAGRVGLNGGTTQLSVLPLDGKGDRLSADLKWSDDFRLLGNLQLDGPAGGLFASLARLEESQSISATINAEGELLDWRADADVLIDADNVFALKASAEGQTINFDAIVHPGLHPLTASVAETLGDTLDINGKLMREGKTPVLDVTANADGLELTALANQTEDGGYNADINLTADTPSRYAKRDNIKVGRAVINGNLAYSDGTARFDGDMRASNVDVPSFKAGAVSGPVILIYGDQAVSVRTTLTGEGAVLPGTAGQIAGAQPIVKTNARYDLQSGTLELREANIRGEAGRVAAAGSVSLRPALSADLAGSFQLNGAKAGLARPINAAGQFEAQRAGGGVTRFNTQINATNLGDLPAPLKDWASDQAIINAAGTLQSDNSVDINRFSLTSGSLQATGNGQLSSNQVLSASMDLNAGDASVSGFDIDGMSARANASGPLENLDFVVAVDVPTMSRGELSFTNLRLGADGNYADGALVTNASLDAETSNGPLDLTSDIRLDGGNWQVNDLEGHWGDLVADASLRGSGGDVSQIRGDADVKGSLPDGLPAKSIDASAIINGQTLSLDATLETVTFGPTRADALVIRATGQPDNADILIDMDGRSEINGLTYPTSIDLDANVKGATRGALDVTASLSALMGDIGITTEDPIRFTQYDDGYEASAQFAALGGTLAPSLTTRGTTAISLNGEGLRIAPLMLIAGRPALDGALDINLDWSETESGGLSGPLRADIESVARPGSDLPPIDIFLEGQLTPDLLDLVVRALDNQELEGRIEIDVPVKTSPAPPFISRQQGASMPFTAAIDGQIEAITALLVPPQMLVQGVVDVDLKGTLPNLDESFTGQFSVREGVFEQGELGLVMNSIAADASLGNGVVTLNSFNANGRTGGTLSGNGTMSLDGSGESDLEIKANKLVVSERREGFAKVSGTMTVTQKPELLEIIGDLTVDEGEINLDRLPQGGPATLDVSFKQPDDKKVEEKPQASTNLDIQLSAPGRIDVRGRGVNAELALDADISGPLGSPVITGEASIVRGRFDLLGKRFQFSDSTVRLLPELGNSRLSITASHETRDDITAILNVTNTISRPEIQLTSNPELPEDEVLSRVLFGRSPSQLTALETARLAAALAQLSGGGGFDLLGGIEQALGLDTFDVGSDAGGGVEVTSGKYLSEDVYLEVRSGAAGAPGIGIEWTPFKNIEIEAATNAGEEQGQELSIQWKKDFDDPR; encoded by the coding sequence ATGTCAGACCAAACGACCACCCCCACGAAACAGAAGCGACGCCGCCCAATCCTGAAATGGGGCCTGTTTGTGCTCGGCGGTCTGTTCGCATTGTTGATCCTGCTTTTGCTGTTCGGCCGGTATGCGGCGCAGTCCAGCTTCGGGCGCAATTTCGTAGAAGCTCGCATCGAGGCCGCTGCCCCTTCCGGTCAGGACATAGAGGTGGAGGATCTCACCGGCGACCTGCTGGGGACGTTCCGGATCGGGCGACTAACCATTGCTGACGAGCAAGGCATCTGGCTCGTCGCAGAAAATCTTCTGATGGACTGGAAGCCGCTCGCCCTTCGCAATCGTGCGTTGCGTGTAGAGGCGCTTGAAGCGGACCTTATCCATGTCCTTAGACGACCGCAGCTTGTGCCGTCTGACAAGCCTAAGAAAAACGGCGGCTCCATGCCGCTTCGCGCAGGCGATATCGAGAAGCTGAGAATTGGCGAATTTCGTTCTGACGAGGGCGTGCTGCCCCGCGCGCTTTCACTTGAGATCGACGGGGCTGGCCGCGTTGGCCTGAATGGAGGCACGACGCAGCTGTCAGTGCTGCCCCTGGATGGCAAGGGCGACAGACTTTCCGCGGACCTCAAATGGTCCGATGATTTCAGGCTACTCGGCAATCTGCAGCTTGATGGACCGGCTGGTGGCCTCTTTGCCAGCCTCGCCCGCCTGGAGGAAAGCCAGTCCATTTCAGCCACCATCAACGCCGAGGGAGAACTGCTCGACTGGCGCGCCGATGCGGACGTGTTGATCGATGCGGATAATGTATTTGCCCTCAAAGCTTCTGCCGAAGGCCAGACCATCAATTTCGACGCAATCGTCCATCCCGGATTGCATCCGCTGACCGCCAGCGTCGCCGAAACACTCGGTGACACGCTGGATATCAACGGCAAACTGATGCGCGAGGGAAAGACGCCGGTCCTCGATGTGACGGCCAACGCCGACGGTCTGGAACTAACCGCACTCGCCAACCAGACCGAGGACGGCGGCTATAATGCAGATATCAACCTCACCGCAGACACCCCATCGCGCTATGCAAAACGGGACAACATAAAAGTCGGCCGCGCCGTCATTAACGGCAATCTTGCTTATTCCGACGGAACGGCAAGGTTTGACGGCGACATGCGCGCTTCCAATGTCGATGTGCCGTCCTTCAAGGCGGGCGCTGTATCCGGCCCGGTCATTCTCATCTACGGCGATCAGGCCGTTTCGGTACGCACGACATTGACGGGCGAAGGCGCGGTCCTCCCCGGCACGGCGGGGCAGATCGCTGGCGCGCAGCCGATCGTGAAAACCAATGCCCGCTATGACCTTCAGAGCGGCACGCTTGAATTGCGAGAGGCAAATATACGCGGCGAGGCAGGCCGCGTGGCGGCAGCAGGGTCGGTTTCCTTGCGCCCTGCCCTAAGCGCCGATCTAGCCGGCAGTTTTCAACTGAACGGTGCTAAGGCCGGACTGGCTCGCCCAATCAATGCGGCAGGACAGTTTGAGGCCCAGCGCGCCGGCGGCGGCGTGACCCGCTTCAACACGCAGATCAACGCAACAAATCTTGGCGACTTGCCTGCCCCGTTAAAGGACTGGGCCAGCGACCAAGCCATCATAAACGCCGCGGGCACGCTTCAGTCAGACAATTCGGTCGACATCAACCGGTTCTCCCTGACAAGCGGCAGCCTGCAAGCCACCGGCAATGGTCAGCTCTCCAGCAATCAGGTTCTCTCAGCTTCGATGGACCTCAACGCTGGTGATGCATCGGTCTCGGGCTTCGATATTGACGGGATGTCCGCCCGCGCAAACGCATCCGGCCCGCTCGAAAATCTTGATTTCGTCGTCGCGGTGGACGTGCCGACAATGTCCCGCGGCGAGTTGAGTTTTACAAATCTTCGGCTTGGCGCAGACGGCAATTATGCAGATGGCGCGCTGGTGACGAACGCCTCGCTGGATGCAGAAACGTCAAATGGACCGCTGGACCTGACCTCTGATATCCGCCTCGACGGCGGCAACTGGCAGGTCAATGATCTTGAAGGTCACTGGGGTGATCTTGTTGCGGACGCCAGCCTCAGAGGCTCAGGCGGCGATGTTTCACAGATCAGGGGCGATGCAGACGTCAAGGGCTCGCTGCCGGATGGTCTTCCAGCCAAGAGCATTGATGCCAGTGCAATCATCAACGGCCAGACGCTCTCTCTCGACGCGACCCTGGAGACAGTGACGTTTGGTCCAACGCGGGCAGACGCCCTTGTTATTCGTGCGACAGGCCAGCCAGATAATGCCGACATTCTCATCGACATGGATGGCCGTTCGGAAATCAATGGACTGACCTACCCGACAAGCATTGACCTCGATGCCAATGTGAAAGGCGCAACACGTGGCGCCCTCGACGTCACGGCGTCACTGTCAGCCCTGATGGGCGACATTGGAATCACCACCGAAGACCCCATCCGGTTTACGCAATATGATGATGGATATGAGGCGTCAGCCCAGTTCGCAGCCCTGGGAGGCACGCTGGCTCCATCGCTGACAACGCGTGGAACCACAGCGATTTCGCTCAATGGCGAAGGCCTTCGCATCGCCCCCCTCATGTTGATCGCGGGACGTCCTGCGCTGGACGGCGCCCTGGATATAAACCTTGATTGGTCGGAGACGGAGAGCGGCGGGCTTTCCGGGCCCTTGCGCGCCGATATTGAAAGTGTCGCCCGCCCGGGATCTGACCTGCCACCAATCGATATTTTTCTGGAAGGTCAACTCACACCTGACCTTCTGGACCTCGTCGTTCGCGCACTCGACAATCAGGAACTTGAAGGTCGGATCGAAATCGATGTGCCGGTGAAGACATCGCCTGCCCCACCTTTTATCAGTCGGCAGCAAGGCGCCAGCATGCCGTTCACCGCCGCTATCGATGGCCAGATCGAAGCTATCACCGCTTTGCTCGTGCCACCTCAGATGCTGGTCCAAGGCGTGGTTGATGTGGACCTCAAAGGCACCCTGCCAAATCTGGATGAAAGCTTTACCGGCCAATTCAGCGTGCGCGAAGGCGTTTTTGAACAGGGCGAGCTCGGCCTTGTGATGAATTCGATCGCAGCAGATGCAAGTCTCGGCAACGGCGTTGTTACGCTAAACTCATTCAACGCAAATGGGCGCACCGGTGGCACACTCAGCGGCAATGGGACGATGTCGCTCGATGGGTCGGGCGAAAGCGATCTTGAGATCAAGGCAAACAAGCTGGTTGTCTCGGAACGGCGTGAAGGGTTCGCCAAGGTCAGCGGCACGATGACGGTGACGCAAAAGCCGGAACTTCTGGAAATCATCGGTGATCTCACCGTCGATGAAGGCGAGATCAATCTTGACCGCTTGCCGCAGGGCGGCCCGGCAACGCTTGATGTCTCATTCAAGCAGCCGGACGACAAAAAGGTGGAAGAAAAGCCGCAAGCGTCCACTAATCTCGACATTCAGCTCTCTGCGCCGGGCCGGATCGATGTTCGTGGGCGCGGGGTAAATGCTGAGTTGGCCCTGGATGCCGACATCAGTGGCCCGCTCGGCAGCCCCGTCATCACCGGCGAAGCCAGCATTGTGCGCGGACGCTTTGATCTGCTCGGCAAACGCTTTCAGTTCTCCGACAGCACCGTCCGCCTGTTGCCTGAACTCGGCAATTCAAGGCTGTCGATTACGGCGTCTCACGAAACCCGCGATGACATCACCGCCATTCTCAACGTCACCAATACGATTTCACGGCCTGAGATCCAGCTGACGTCAAACCCGGAATTGCCTGAAGACGAGGTTCTGTCGCGTGTTCTGTTTGGACGCTCGCCTTCACAGCTGACTGCCTTGGAAACCGCCCGGCTTGCAGCGGCCCTGGCACAGCTGTCGGGCGGCGGCGGCTTTGACCTGCTAGGCGGCATTGAACAGGCCCTCGGCCTCGACACATTTGATGTTGGCAGCGATGCCGGTGGCGGCGTGGAAGTCACCAGCGGCAAATACCTGTCCGAAGATGTCTATCTCGAAGTGCGTTCCGGCGCAGCCGGGGCCCCGGGCATCGGGATTGAATGGACCCCGTTCAAGAATATCGAGATCGAGGCCGCCACAAATGCTGGCGAAGAACAGGGCCAGGAACTCTCAATCCAGTGGAAAAAGGATTTCGATGATCCCCGCTGA
- a CDS encoding PilZ domain-containing protein translates to MTNSGKSRSDDQRRFKRISSIKSGLVLFEDESAPIPVKLIDMSAAGARLELARHLTAPPQFQLVVRPDEIGDRKAVNCKLRWQDGCQVGVSFY, encoded by the coding sequence ATGACCAACTCTGGAAAATCCAGGTCAGATGACCAGCGGCGATTTAAACGCATCAGTTCAATCAAGTCAGGACTTGTCCTGTTTGAGGACGAGTCAGCGCCGATACCGGTGAAACTCATCGACATGTCAGCCGCTGGCGCACGGCTCGAATTGGCAAGGCACCTGACGGCCCCGCCTCAATTCCAACTCGTCGTTCGCCCGGATGAGATTGGTGATCGAAAAGCGGTTAACTGTAAATTAAGGTGGCAAGACGGGTGCCAGGTGGGAGTCAGCTTTTACTAA
- a CDS encoding sigma-70 family RNA polymerase sigma factor: MPEMRAFARSLCRDRVLADDLVQDACLRAWSAVDSFDASQPMRPWIFRILRNEYYMMMRRAWRNVQVDPEFAETALVTEASQEVRQDFGRMEQIIYALPADQRDALLLVVAAGMTYDEAGAICGCAAGTMKSRVSRARETVVARFESNERTLRCVDGGKMGDMSALLNCIDSITTSHCKAA; this comes from the coding sequence ATGCCGGAGATGCGGGCTTTTGCCCGGAGTCTCTGCCGGGACAGGGTGCTGGCCGATGATCTCGTTCAGGATGCGTGCTTGCGGGCCTGGTCTGCGGTCGACAGTTTTGATGCCAGCCAGCCCATGCGGCCCTGGATCTTCCGAATTCTCCGCAACGAATATTACATGATGATGCGCCGGGCCTGGCGGAACGTTCAGGTCGATCCGGAATTTGCTGAAACAGCTCTGGTGACCGAAGCGTCGCAGGAAGTGCGGCAGGATTTTGGCCGCATGGAGCAGATCATCTATGCTCTGCCTGCCGATCAGCGTGATGCGTTACTTCTCGTTGTCGCTGCCGGGATGACCTATGATGAAGCCGGCGCGATCTGCGGGTGCGCGGCCGGTACAATGAAGAGCCGTGTTAGCCGTGCACGAGAGACGGTTGTCGCCCGTTTTGAATCGAATGAGCGCACCTTGCGCTGCGTGGACGGCGGAAAAATGGGCGATATGTCAGCCTTGCTCAACTGCATCGACTCGATAACCACGTCGCACTGCAAGGCCGCCTGA